Below is a window of Rhodothermales bacterium DNA.
GACCTCCTCCTCGCGGTAGGCGTCGCAGAGGATCATGAGGATCGTCCGGTCGAGCCCGACGGAGGTCTCGACGACGTAGGGGAGATAGCGCTCCTGCGTCTGCGGGTCGAAGTACTCCATCTTCTTGCCGCTGTACTCCTGGTGCCGGCTGAGGTCGAAGTCGGTGCGGCTGTGGATGCCCTCGACTTCCTGCCAGCCCATCGGGAACTCGTACTGCACGTCCTGCGCGGCGTCGGCGTAGTGGGCGAGCTTCTCGTGCTGGTGCCAGCGGAGTTTGCTCAGGCGGATGCCGTTGTTGAGGTGCCACTGCATCCGCTTCGCGCTCCATTCCTCGTACGCCTCCATCTGCTCGCCGGGCTTGACGAAGTACTGCATCTCCATCTGCTCGAACTCGCGCATGCGGAAGACGAACTGCCGCGCGACGATCTCGTTGCGGAAGGCTTTCCCGATCTGCGCGATGCCGAACGGGACCTGCAAGCGGGCCGTCTCGCGGACGTTCTGGTACTGCACGAAGATGCCCTGCGCCGTCTCGGGCCGGAGGTACACCTTGCTCTCGGAGTCCGACGCCGGCCCGATGTGCGTCTCGAACATGAGGTTGAACTGCCGCACGTCGGTCCAGTCGAACGCGCCGCTGTCGGGGCTGCGAATCTCCTCGGCCATGATGACGGCGTGGAGCGCAGCGGACGGGTTCTCCGCGTTGAGCGCGTCGACGAGGGACTGGTAGACGCGGTCGGCCTCGTCGTCCTTCCCCTTCCGCCGGAGCTTGTCGATGTAGCCCTCGATGAGCTGGTCGGCGCGGTAGCGCATCTTCGACGCCTTGTCGTCGATGAGCGGGTCGCTGAAGGCGTCGACGTGGCCGCTGGCCTTCCACACCGTCGGGTGCATGAGGATGGCGGCGTCGATGCCCTCGATGTTGTCGTGGCGGTAGACCATCGCCTGCCACCACCGCGCGTTCACGTTTCGCTTGAGTTCGACGCCGAGCGGGCCGTAGTCGTAGACGGCGCTGAGGCCGCCGTAGACCTCGGAGGACTGGAAGATGAAGCCGCGTCGTTTGGAGAGCGAGACGATCGTGTCGAGGTCGGCCATGAGGATGCTGGGGCGAAGGGAGGAAAGTAGAGACGCAGCACGCTGCGTCTGCCGGAAGGTAGCCGGGCCGGAAGCACTCCATCCACCCCCGACGACGAACAACCGGCCAAAACGCCGCCTCGGTCGGGCGAACCGGGGCGCGGGCTCCTGTATATTTCGTCCCATGGCCGTCTCTCCCTCCCTTCCCGTCCCGGCGATCAGTCGCCTCGCCGCACTGAACCGCGCGCTGCGGACGTACCAGTGGGTGAAGAACGTGCTCCTCTTCGTGCCGATGCTGATGGCGCACGAGGTGATGGACGCGGGGCAGTGGGGGCAGGCCGCGCTCGGCTTCGTCGCCTTCAGCCTGTGCGCCTCGTTCGGCTACGTCGTCAACGACCTCGTGGACCGCGAGGCCGACCGGCAGCACCCGGCGAAGCGGCACCGCCCGTTCGCCTCGGGCGCGCTCTCGCCCGCGTCAGGCTACGTACTCGCGCCCGTGCTCCTAGCCGCCGCGTTCGCGATTGCGTGGGCGGCGCTGCCCGGCGCGTTCCTCGTCGCCCTCGCCGTCTACCTCGCCACGACGCTGGCGTACTCCTTCGCGATGAAGCGGCAGCCCGTGCTCGACGTCCTCGTGCTCGCGGGGCTCTACACCCTCCGCATCCTCGCCGGCGGCGCGGCGACGGGCGTGCCCGTCTCGGAGTGGCTGCTGGCGTTCTCTATGTTCTTCTTCCTCGCCCTCGCCCTCGTCAAGCGCTTCGCCGAACTCAAGCGGCTCGACGTGGCGCCGGAGCGCTCGCTCCACGGGCGCGGCTACCGCGGCGACGACCTCCCCGTCCTCCGCACCGCCGGCCTCGCGTCGGGCTACCTCTCGGTCCTCGTCCTCGTCCTCTACGTCAGCAGCCCCGAGGTCACGATGCTCTACGAGCGCCCGACGCTGCTGTGGCTCGTCGGCGCGCTCCTGCTCTACTGGATGACGCGGGTGTGGCTCCTCGCCGAGCGCGGGCGCGTAGACGACGACCCGATCCTCTTCGCCGCGAAGGACCGAACCAGCTACGCCGTCTTCGCGCTGATGGGCCTCATGCTCTTGGCCGCGACGCTATGACCGCGCGCCGCTACGCCTCGTGGGGCCGCGTCCCGGCTTCGACGCCCGACCGCATCGAGCGACTGCAGACGGACGCCGACGCGCTCCCCGACGCGCCGCCGATGCTGGCTTACGGGCGGGGCCGCTCGTACGGCGATGCCTGCCTCAACAACGGCGGCACGCTCCTCGACACCACCGCGCTCGACCGCGTGCTCGCCTTCGACACCGACACGGGCGTGATTCGCTGCGAGGCGGGGCTGACGCTCGCGCAACTGCTTGCCGTCGCCGTGCCTGCCGGGTGGTTCCTGCCCGTCACGCCGGGCACGAAGTTCGTCACCGTCGGCGGCGCGATTGCGAACGACGTCCACGGGAAGAACCACCACCGCGACGGGACATTCGGCCGCTTCGTCCGCCGCTTCGAGCTGTGGCGCTCCTCCGGCGAGAAGCTCGTCTGCTCGCCCGATGAACACGCGGAATTGTATCGGGCCACGATCGGCGGGCTCGGGCTGACGGGGCTGATCCGCTGGGCCGAGATCCAGCTCACGCCCGTCGCCAACGAGCACGTCGACCTCCGGCGCGAGCGCTTCCCTTCGCTCGACGCCTTCTTCCGCATCAACGACGCGGCCAGCGCGCGCTCGCGCTACACCGTCGCGTGGATCGACACGACGGCGACGGGCGCGAACCTCGGTCGCGGGCTCTACATCGAGGGCGACCACGCGCCCGGACCGCCCGACGGCCCGCCGCTCCCCCCGCCCGGCGACCCGATGACGCCCCGCGTTCGCGTCCCACTCGACGCGCCCTCGCGCCTGCTGAACCCGCTGACGGTGCGCGCCTTCAACGCGCTCTACTACCGGCAACAACTGAAACCGGTCGTCCGCAAGCGAACGCACTTCGAGCCATTCTTCTACCCGCTCGACGCCGTCGGCGACTGGAACCGGCTCTACGGGAAACGGGGGTTCTTCCAGTACCAGTTCGTCGTCCCGCATTCCGACGGGCACGCGGCGGTCCGCGAAATCCTCGACCGGATCGCGCGCGCGGGGCAGGCGTCGTTCCTCGCCGTGCTCAAGACGTTCGGGGCGATCGAGTCGCCGGGCTTGCTGTCGTTCCCGCGCCCCGGCGTCACGCTCGCGCTCGACTTCCCGAACCGGGGCGAGACCACCCGGCGGCTCTTCCGCGAGCTCGACGCGCTCGTGCGTTCTGCGGGCGGGCGGCTCTACCCCGCCAAAGACGCCTGCATGACGGCCGAGGATTTCCAGCAGTCCTACCCCGAGTGGGAAGCGTTCCGCGAACACATCGACCCGGCCTTTTCGTCGAGCTTCTGGCGCCGCGTGACGGAGGAGTAAGGACGGTTGCGAGCCGGCGGCTATCTTCGGTCGAACCCAACCGATCCCCGCCGATGCGCCGCTTCGCTCTCCTCTTCCTGCTCGTCCCCTTCGTCGCCCACGCGCAGGACGACGCGCTCCCAACCATCGAGGCCAAGACCGAAGGGCTGGAACGTCGCGACGGCTTCGTGCCGGTTTACTGGGACGCCCGCGCTGGGAAGGTCTGGCTCGAAATCGAGCGGTTCGACGACGAGCTGCTGTACTCCGTCGCGCTCACGGCCGGGCTCGGCTCGAACGACGTCGGGCTCGACCGCGGGCAGCTCGGCGGGGAGCGCGTCGTGCGGTTCGAGCGGGTCGGGCCGAAGGTGTTGATGGTGCAACCCAACCTCGGCTTCCGCGCCGACTCGGAGAGCGAGCCCGAGCGGCGCGCCGTCCGCGACGCCTTCGCCGAGAGCGTCGTGTGGGCCTTTGACGTGGCCGCCGAGACGGGCGACCGCGTACTCGTCGATGCGACGCCGTTCGTCGTGAGGGATGCGCACGGCGTGGCCGCGCGGCTGAAAGCCACCGGGCAGGGCAGCTTCTCGCTCGACGCCGGACGCAGCACGCCGTACCCCGCCGTCCTCAAGGCCTTCCCCGATAACACCGAACTCGAAGCGCGGCTGACATTCACGAGCAGCGAGCCCGGCCGCTACGTCCGCGACGTCGCCGCCGACCCCGAAGCCGTCACCGTTCGCGTCCGCCACTCGCTCGTCCGCCTTCCCGACGACGGCTACACGCCGCGCGTGCTCGACCCG
It encodes the following:
- a CDS encoding glycine--tRNA ligase, which translates into the protein MADLDTIVSLSKRRGFIFQSSEVYGGLSAVYDYGPLGVELKRNVNARWWQAMVYRHDNIEGIDAAILMHPTVWKASGHVDAFSDPLIDDKASKMRYRADQLIEGYIDKLRRKGKDDEADRVYQSLVDALNAENPSAALHAVIMAEEIRSPDSGAFDWTDVRQFNLMFETHIGPASDSESKVYLRPETAQGIFVQYQNVRETARLQVPFGIAQIGKAFRNEIVARQFVFRMREFEQMEMQYFVKPGEQMEAYEEWSAKRMQWHLNNGIRLSKLRWHQHEKLAHYADAAQDVQYEFPMGWQEVEGIHSRTDFDLSRHQEYSGKKMEYFDPQTQERYLPYVVETSVGLDRTILMILCDAYREEEVGGEQRAVLKFHPEIAPYTAAVFPLVKKEGMPDIAHRIEEDLRKQFNVFYDEKGSVGKRYRRQDEIGTPFCITVDGDTLEDDTVTIRDRDSMEQDRIPAANVRRYIEDRIGSWTPED
- a CDS encoding UbiA family prenyltransferase, encoding MAVSPSLPVPAISRLAALNRALRTYQWVKNVLLFVPMLMAHEVMDAGQWGQAALGFVAFSLCASFGYVVNDLVDREADRQHPAKRHRPFASGALSPASGYVLAPVLLAAAFAIAWAALPGAFLVALAVYLATTLAYSFAMKRQPVLDVLVLAGLYTLRILAGGAATGVPVSEWLLAFSMFFFLALALVKRFAELKRLDVAPERSLHGRGYRGDDLPVLRTAGLASGYLSVLVLVLYVSSPEVTMLYERPTLLWLVGALLLYWMTRVWLLAERGRVDDDPILFAAKDRTSYAVFALMGLMLLAATL
- a CDS encoding FAD-binding oxidoreductase; translation: MTARRYASWGRVPASTPDRIERLQTDADALPDAPPMLAYGRGRSYGDACLNNGGTLLDTTALDRVLAFDTDTGVIRCEAGLTLAQLLAVAVPAGWFLPVTPGTKFVTVGGAIANDVHGKNHHRDGTFGRFVRRFELWRSSGEKLVCSPDEHAELYRATIGGLGLTGLIRWAEIQLTPVANEHVDLRRERFPSLDAFFRINDAASARSRYTVAWIDTTATGANLGRGLYIEGDHAPGPPDGPPLPPPGDPMTPRVRVPLDAPSRLLNPLTVRAFNALYYRQQLKPVVRKRTHFEPFFYPLDAVGDWNRLYGKRGFFQYQFVVPHSDGHAAVREILDRIARAGQASFLAVLKTFGAIESPGLLSFPRPGVTLALDFPNRGETTRRLFRELDALVRSAGGRLYPAKDACMTAEDFQQSYPEWEAFREHIDPAFSSSFWRRVTEE